A stretch of Gambusia affinis linkage group LG10, SWU_Gaff_1.0, whole genome shotgun sequence DNA encodes these proteins:
- the odf3l2b gene encoding outer dense fiber protein 3-like protein 2b isoform X2 encodes MEKKYPAIAWKEKGPGPGRYGLPPTIGFVGHDFTKPASPAYSFHGKISNNMLSLDSSPGPLYHVDAKITRFGKDGTPAYSMLSRMKAQKESFSTPGPGTYSPEKAPPCNLQRKPPSYTMGRRTRYRTVDPVPAPNKYSLPPLLGSHIPNKRASASYTMLGTFSTGGASEDLAKTPGPCRYNSTDPSVYRPRQPAFSMLGRHDVPKDKTKKPGPGTYNPENVTAHKTRAPAYSMGVRHSEFVTPLVVGFSD; translated from the exons ATGGAGAAGAAATACCCAGCAATTGCCTGGAAAGAGAAAG gaccaggacctgGGCGCTATGGATTGCCTCCCACCATTGGGTTTGTTGGCCACGACTTCACAAAACCAGCCAGCCCGGCCTACTCTTTCCACGGCAAGATCAGTAATAACA TGCTTTCTCTCGATTCCAGTCCAGGGCCTCTGTATCATGTTGATGCAAAAATCACGCGCTTTGGAAAGGATGGCACACCTGCATATTCAATGTTGAGTAGAATGAAAGCACAGA AAGAGTCATTCAGCACACCTGGACCTGGTACATACAGTCCTGAGAAAGCTCCACCCTGCAACCTGCAGCGCAAACCGCCCTCCTACACGATGGGCCGTCGTACCCGCTACCGTACCGTAGACCCGGTCCCCGCTCCCAACAAGTACAGCCTGCCTCCTCTCCTGGGATCTCACATCCCAAATAAGAGAGCCAGCGCAAGTTACACTATGCTGGGTACTTTCAGCACCGGGGGAGCATCTGAAGATTTAGCCAAGACTCCCGGACCCTGCCGATACAACAGTACGGACCCTAGTGTGTATCGACCGCGGCAGCCTGCGTTCTCCATGTTGGGACGTCACGACGTACCCAAAGACAAGACCAAAAAGCCCGGTCCAGGGACGTACAACCCCGAGAACGTCACGGCTCACAAGACCAGAGCACCAGCATACTCCATGGGCGTCAGACACTCAGAATTTGTCACGCCACTAGTGGTCGGGTTTTCTGACTAA
- the odf3l2b gene encoding outer dense fiber protein 3-like protein 2b isoform X3 — MEKKYPAIAWKEKVLSLDSSPGPLYHVDAKITRFGKDGTPAYSMLSRMKAQIEESFSTPGPGTYSPEKAPPCNLQRKPPSYTMGRRTRYRTVDPVPAPNKYSLPPLLGSHIPNKRASASYTMLGTFSTGGASEDLAKTPGPCRYNSTDPSVYRPRQPAFSMLGRHDVPKDKTKKPGPGTYNPENVTAHKTRAPAYSMGVRHSEFVTPLVVGFSD; from the exons ATGGAGAAGAAATACCCAGCAATTGCCTGGAAAGAGAAAG TGCTTTCTCTCGATTCCAGTCCAGGGCCTCTGTATCATGTTGATGCAAAAATCACGCGCTTTGGAAAGGATGGCACACCTGCATATTCAATGTTGAGTAGAATGAAAGCACAGA TAGAAGAGTCATTCAGCACACCTGGACCTGGTACATACAGTCCTGAGAAAGCTCCACCCTGCAACCTGCAGCGCAAACCGCCCTCCTACACGATGGGCCGTCGTACCCGCTACCGTACCGTAGACCCGGTCCCCGCTCCCAACAAGTACAGCCTGCCTCCTCTCCTGGGATCTCACATCCCAAATAAGAGAGCCAGCGCAAGTTACACTATGCTGGGTACTTTCAGCACCGGGGGAGCATCTGAAGATTTAGCCAAGACTCCCGGACCCTGCCGATACAACAGTACGGACCCTAGTGTGTATCGACCGCGGCAGCCTGCGTTCTCCATGTTGGGACGTCACGACGTACCCAAAGACAAGACCAAAAAGCCCGGTCCAGGGACGTACAACCCCGAGAACGTCACGGCTCACAAGACCAGAGCACCAGCATACTCCATGGGCGTCAGACACTCAGAATTTGTCACGCCACTAGTGGTCGGGTTTTCTGACTAA
- the odf3l2b gene encoding outer dense fiber protein 3-like protein 2b isoform X1, which yields MEKKYPAIAWKEKGPGPGRYGLPPTIGFVGHDFTKPASPAYSFHGKISNNMLSLDSSPGPLYHVDAKITRFGKDGTPAYSMLSRMKAQIEESFSTPGPGTYSPEKAPPCNLQRKPPSYTMGRRTRYRTVDPVPAPNKYSLPPLLGSHIPNKRASASYTMLGTFSTGGASEDLAKTPGPCRYNSTDPSVYRPRQPAFSMLGRHDVPKDKTKKPGPGTYNPENVTAHKTRAPAYSMGVRHSEFVTPLVVGFSD from the exons ATGGAGAAGAAATACCCAGCAATTGCCTGGAAAGAGAAAG gaccaggacctgGGCGCTATGGATTGCCTCCCACCATTGGGTTTGTTGGCCACGACTTCACAAAACCAGCCAGCCCGGCCTACTCTTTCCACGGCAAGATCAGTAATAACA TGCTTTCTCTCGATTCCAGTCCAGGGCCTCTGTATCATGTTGATGCAAAAATCACGCGCTTTGGAAAGGATGGCACACCTGCATATTCAATGTTGAGTAGAATGAAAGCACAGA TAGAAGAGTCATTCAGCACACCTGGACCTGGTACATACAGTCCTGAGAAAGCTCCACCCTGCAACCTGCAGCGCAAACCGCCCTCCTACACGATGGGCCGTCGTACCCGCTACCGTACCGTAGACCCGGTCCCCGCTCCCAACAAGTACAGCCTGCCTCCTCTCCTGGGATCTCACATCCCAAATAAGAGAGCCAGCGCAAGTTACACTATGCTGGGTACTTTCAGCACCGGGGGAGCATCTGAAGATTTAGCCAAGACTCCCGGACCCTGCCGATACAACAGTACGGACCCTAGTGTGTATCGACCGCGGCAGCCTGCGTTCTCCATGTTGGGACGTCACGACGTACCCAAAGACAAGACCAAAAAGCCCGGTCCAGGGACGTACAACCCCGAGAACGTCACGGCTCACAAGACCAGAGCACCAGCATACTCCATGGGCGTCAGACACTCAGAATTTGTCACGCCACTAGTGGTCGGGTTTTCTGACTAA
- the odf3l2b gene encoding outer dense fiber protein 3-like protein 2b isoform X4: protein MEKKYPAIAWKEKGPGPGRYGLPPTIGFVGHDFTKPASPAYSFHGKISNNIEESFSTPGPGTYSPEKAPPCNLQRKPPSYTMGRRTRYRTVDPVPAPNKYSLPPLLGSHIPNKRASASYTMLGTFSTGGASEDLAKTPGPCRYNSTDPSVYRPRQPAFSMLGRHDVPKDKTKKPGPGTYNPENVTAHKTRAPAYSMGVRHSEFVTPLVVGFSD, encoded by the exons ATGGAGAAGAAATACCCAGCAATTGCCTGGAAAGAGAAAG gaccaggacctgGGCGCTATGGATTGCCTCCCACCATTGGGTTTGTTGGCCACGACTTCACAAAACCAGCCAGCCCGGCCTACTCTTTCCACGGCAAGATCAGTAATAACA TAGAAGAGTCATTCAGCACACCTGGACCTGGTACATACAGTCCTGAGAAAGCTCCACCCTGCAACCTGCAGCGCAAACCGCCCTCCTACACGATGGGCCGTCGTACCCGCTACCGTACCGTAGACCCGGTCCCCGCTCCCAACAAGTACAGCCTGCCTCCTCTCCTGGGATCTCACATCCCAAATAAGAGAGCCAGCGCAAGTTACACTATGCTGGGTACTTTCAGCACCGGGGGAGCATCTGAAGATTTAGCCAAGACTCCCGGACCCTGCCGATACAACAGTACGGACCCTAGTGTGTATCGACCGCGGCAGCCTGCGTTCTCCATGTTGGGACGTCACGACGTACCCAAAGACAAGACCAAAAAGCCCGGTCCAGGGACGTACAACCCCGAGAACGTCACGGCTCACAAGACCAGAGCACCAGCATACTCCATGGGCGTCAGACACTCAGAATTTGTCACGCCACTAGTGGTCGGGTTTTCTGACTAA
- the cks2 gene encoding cyclin-dependent kinases regulatory subunit 2 — MSKKQIFYSDKYNDEEFEYRHVVLPKQLSKLVPSSHLMTEEEWRGLGVQQSQGWIHYMIHKPEPHILLFRRPLPKD; from the exons ATGTCCAAGAAACAAATTTTCTATTCTGACAAGTACAACGATGAGGAGTTCGAGTACAG ACATGTTGTGCTTCCGAAGCAGCTGTCTAAACTGGTCCCCTCCTCCCATCTGATGACAGAAGAAGAGTGGAGAGGACTGGGGGTGCAGCAGAGCCAGGGCTGGATCCACTACATGATTCACAAACCAG AACCACACATACTCCTTTTCAGAAGGCCTCTTCCCAAGGACTGA